A window of the Hordeum vulgare subsp. vulgare chromosome 5H, MorexV3_pseudomolecules_assembly, whole genome shotgun sequence genome harbors these coding sequences:
- the LOC123395364 gene encoding uncharacterized protein LOC123395364, translating into MAEEGSLGRHIAAGDPIRPPRLEDAGLEDCALPPESIAEAFSLAALAVSSRLSLSDDEDEDGGDAPLAPRGGCVEDAGPTCGAVPDALSGAVGGSEGGADEVVVVGGGGGGGSDEVVVVRRGDEEDRVVVVGEELGQEKRCGKGTREGERRKEEEEEEEMVEKAILMEDFA; encoded by the coding sequence ATGGCCGAGGAAGGCAGCCTAGGCAGGCACATCGCCGCCGGTGACCCCATCCGGCCGCCGCGGCTGGAGGATGCGGGCCTGGAGGACTGCGCGCTCCCGCCGGAGTCCATCGCCGAGGCTTTCTCCCTTGCGGCGTTGGCCGTCTCCTCCCGCCTCTCCCTctccgacgacgaggacgaggacggggGAGATGCCCCCCTTGCGCCTCGTGGAGGCTGCGTGGAGGACGCGGGACCCACATGCGGGGCCGTCCCTGACGCCCTTTCTGGCGCAGTGGGCGGCAGCGAGGGCGGCGCCGACGAGGTcgtggtcgtcggcggcggtggcggaggaggcagCGACGAGGTGGTAGTCGTCAGGCGCGGAGATGAGGAAGATAGGGTCGTTGTGGTCGGAGAAGAGCTGGGGCAGGAGAAGCGTTGCGGCAAGGGAACCAGAGAAGGAGAGCggcggaaggaggaggaggaagaggaggagatggtggagaaggccATCTTGATGGAAGATTTCGCGTGA